The Porites lutea chromosome 4, jaPorLute2.1, whole genome shotgun sequence genome contains a region encoding:
- the LOC140934069 gene encoding major facilitator superfamily domain-containing protein 12-like — translation MGISKLCCHNSESGLNSRTPFFQRFACGVGHVMNDITRQLLFSFRLVIFMQVFGLSAANAGWLMLYGLISVAVSSAICSFLIDNFKIPYLSKTLGKRKAWHLIGTVLGAIVIPFYFSSCFLCQSDQGQWQLMIYIPVLNTMLSFSFGLMEISHLSIIPAIAKDQSEAVELNAWRTAFSFLSGIVTFIVAWLIIGQDSSDHISAENSMDFTVLTLILIGISLLFAVIFHVGTKEPSEESVEKLSKNEPVRFGKCLRYQDHRFDSATDEQMSQESKMDTNSESPGNIVNEVNGIQGTNTGIGATDFKANSSVSIEHLGVDNTGYKCETELGVPALQTNTTKTVPRITSGDLQSPLPVSPKPKTVRAWLKDPHLYKVAIIFTCTMSVISQAYAYLPLFLIYRVQFGKEAIAYLPLIMLISAALSSALSKKLVAIIGSKWCFVLAALFVITAGVWFYFITKSSRVMTYPATVLLGFGFSAMLVNALSFAAELIGDNKSTSGVVFSFMSLMSYLTSGTLITTIQNLFPEGSNDENCDECGDYVRDVFSFVPGSLAAISLLVVLLFHASKTICKENEKDLSMVIQVFSIYKSVLETDIVKQKITLGKREL, via the exons ATGGGAATTTCTAAACTTTGCTGTCATAATTCGGAGTCAGGTTTAAACTCTCGAACGCCATTCTTCCAACGCTTTGCCTGTGGAGTTGGTCACGTGATGAATGACATCACTCGTCAGCTTCTGTTTTCGTTTCGTTTGGTTATATTTATGCAAGTGTTTGGTCTCTCTGCTGCCAATGCCGGCTGGTTGATGCTTTACGGACTTATCAGTGTTGCAGTATCTTCAGCAATCTGCTCGTTCCTGATTGACAACTTCAAAATTCCATATTTGTCCAAGACGCTTGGAAAAAGGAAGGCCTGGCATTTAATTGGTACTGTGTTGGGTGCAATCGTCATTCCATTCTACTTCAGCTCCTGCTTTCTCTGTCAGAGCGATCAAGGGCAATGGCAACTGATGATATACATCCCAGTTCTTAATACAATGTTGTCATTTTCATTCGGCTTGATGGAAATTAGCCATCTTTCGATTATTCCTGCCATCGCTAAAGATCAAAGCGAAGCTGTTGAATTGAACGCATGGAG GACTGCTTTTTCCTTCTTGAGTGGCATTGTGACCTTCATCGTGGCATGGTTGATAATAGGACAAGATAGCAGCGACCATATATCGGCAGAGAACTCGATGGATTTTACG GTTTTGACTTTAATTCTGATTGGAATAAGTCTACTATTTGCTGTAATCTTTCACGTTGGAACCAAAGAACCTTCTGAAGAAAGTGTTgaaaaactatccaaaaacgaACCGGTAAGATTTGGTAAATGTTTACGTTACCAAGACCACC GATTTGACTCTGCTACTGATGAACAGATGAGCCAAGAGTCAAAGATGGATACAAACTCTGAGTCACCAGGGAACATTGTTAACGAAGTAAACGGCATTCAAGGAACAAACACCGGAATAGGGGCAACAGATTTCAAAGCTAACTCTTCAGTTTCTATCGAGCACCTTGGTGTTGACAATACAGGATATAAATGTGAAACAGAATTGGGTGTTCCTGCGTTACAAACCAACACGACTAAAACAGTTCCCCGAATTACATCTGGTGACCTCCAATCTCCTCTTCCAGTTTCGCCCAAACCTAAGACAGTACGAGCCTGGCTCAAGGATCCACATCTGTATAAG GTTGCTATCATCTTCACGTGTACAATGTCTGTCATAAGCCAGGCGTACGCCTACCTTCCATTGTTTCTTATCTACAGAGTACAGTTTGGAAAG GAGGCCATAGCATATTTGCCACTTATAATGTTGATAAGTGCAGCATTGTCTTCGGCACTGTCCAAGAAACTTGTAGCCATAATTGGAAGCAAG tGGTGTTTTGTCCTTGCTGCCCTCTTCGTGATTACAGCTGGTGTATGGTTTTATTTCATCACCAAGTCCAGCAGAGTAATGACCTACCCAGCCACTGTGTTACTGGGTTTTGGATTCTCCGCTATGCTCGTGAATGCACTAAGCTTCGCTGCGGAACTCATTGGAGACAACAAA AGCACATCTGGTGTTGTATTTTCTTTTATGAGTTTGATGTCATACCTAACTAGCGGAACATTGATCACCACAATACAGAATTTGTTTCCCGAAGGAAG TAACGATGAAAACTGCGACGAGTGTGGGGACTACGTACGAGACGTGTTTTCATTCGTACCAGGCTCTCTCGCAGCCATTAGCTTATTGGTTGTTTTGCTGTTCCATGCTTCAAAAACCATTTGCAAAGAAAATG AAAAAGATCTCTCAATGGTCATTCAAGTGTTTAGTATTTACAAGAGCGTCTTGGAAACAGATATTGTAAAACAGAAGATTACATTAGGAAAAAGGGAActttag
- the LOC140934070 gene encoding major facilitator superfamily domain-containing protein 12-like, translating to MNDITRQLLFSFRLVIFMQVFGLSAANAGWLMLYGLITAATSSAIGAFLIDNFKIPYLSKTLGKRKAWHLIGTIVGAIAIPLYFSSCFLCQSDQGQWQQMIYIPVLNTILSFSFGLMEISHLSIIPAIAKDQSEAVELNAWRTAFSFLSGIVTFIVAWLIIGQDSSENISAENSMDFTVLTLILVGISLLFAVIFHVGTKEPCELVFRLNKTCNTIFTLSFKTF from the exons ATGAATGACATCACTCGTCAGCTTCTGTTTTCGTTTCGTTTGGTTATATTTATGCAAGTGTTTGGTCTCTCTGCTGCCAATGCCGGCTGGTTGATGCTTTATGGACTTATCACTGCTGCAACATCTTCAGCAATCGGCGCGTTCCTGATTGACAACTTCAAAATTCCGTATTTGTCCAAGACGCTTGGAAAAAGGAAGGCCTGGCATTTGATTGGTACTATTGTGGGTGCAATCGCCATTCCACTCTACTTCAGCTCCTGTTTCCTTTGTCAGAGCGATCAAGGGCAATGGCAACAGATGATATACATCCCAGTTCTTAATACAATCTTGTCATTTTCATTCGGCTTGATGGAAATTAGCCATCTTTCGATTATTCCTGCCATCGCTAAAGATCAAAGCGAAGCTGTTGAATTGAACGCATGGAG GACTGCTTTTTCCTTCTTGAGTGGCATTGTGACCTTCATCGTTGCATGGTTGATAATAGGACAAGATAGTAGCGAAAATATATCAGCAGAGAACTCGATGGATTTTACG GTTTTGACTTTAATTCTGGTTGGAATAAGTCTACTATTTGCTGTAATCTTTCACGTTGGAACCAAAGAACCTTGTGAATTAGTTTTCCGTcttaataaaacttgtaacacCATTTTTACCTTatcttttaagactttttaa
- the LOC140934071 gene encoding uncharacterized protein, whose product MGISKLCCHNSESGLNSRTPVFQRFACGVGHVMNDITRQLLFSFRLVIFMQVFGLSAANAGWLMLYGLFIVAVSSAICAFLIDNVKIPYLSKRLGRRKAWHLIGIVVGAIVTPFYFSSCFLCQSDQGQWQLMIYIAGLNTILSFSFGMIEISHLSIIPAIAKDQSEAVELNAWRTAFSFLSGIVTFIVAWLIIGQDSSDHISAENSMDFTVLTLILVGISLLFAVIFHVGTKEPSEESVGEISKNEPRKISFIPSDTLVSAMTFQGKDVNLQKQTMRDAFIDGIKTKAEENKTGDTAKQPSRKQSFPRRFIQALFSNENDENIAGEQLPADNKSLNESASKRSGEIDGCSSFKPKDQGEEEMLEGVKSLPNERKISVLVSIVYGLIGVDLATDEQMNEESKIDTNSESSGNIVDKVNGIQGTNIGKGATDFKAHSSVSIEHIGVDNKGYKCETELGVPALQTNTTKTVPRVTSGDLESARPVSPKPKTVRAWLKDPHLYKVAIIFTCTMSVISLAYAYLPLFLIHTVQFGKEAIAYLPLIMLISAALSSALSKKLVAIIGSKWCFVLAALFVITAGVWFYFITKSNRVMTYPATVLLGFGFSAMLVNALSFAAKLIGDNKSTSGIVFAFMSLMSYITGGILITTIQNLFPEGSNDENCDECGDYVRHVFSFVPGSLAAISLLVVLLFHASKTICKENESQTVARRTSVEDTRL is encoded by the exons ATGGGAATATCTAAACTTTGCTGCCATAATTCGGAGTCAGGTTTGAACTCTCGAACGCCAGTCTTCCAACGCTTTGCCTGTGGAGTTGGTCACGTGATGAATGACATCACTCGTCAGCTTCTGTTTTCATTTCGTTTGGTTATATTTATGCAAGTGTTTGGTCTCTCTGCTGCCAATGCCGGCTGGTTGATGCTTTACGGACTTTTCATTGTTGCAGTATCTTCAGCAATCTGTGCGTTCCTGATTGACAACGTCAAAATTCCATATTTGTCCAAGAGGCTTGGAAGAAGGAAGGCATGGCATTTGATAGGCATTGTGGTGGGTGCAATTGTCACTCCATTCTACTTCAGCTCCTGTTTCCTTTGTCAGAGCGATCAAGGGCAATGGCAACTGATGATATATATCGCAGGTCTTAATACAATCTTGTCATTTTCATTCGGCATGATTGAAATTAGCCATCTTTCGATTATCCCTGCCATCGCTAAAGATCAAAGCGAAGCTGTTGAATTGAACGCATGGAG GACTGCTTTTTCCTTCTTGAGTGGCATTGTGACCTTCATCGTGGCATGGTTGATAATAGGACAAGATAGCAGCGACCATATATCGGCAGAGAACTCGATGGACTTTACG GTTTTGACTTTAATTCTGGTTGGAATAAGTCTACTATTTGCTGTAATCTTTCACGTTGGAACAAAAGAACCTTCTGAAGAAAGTGTTGGAGAAATATCCAAAAACGAACCG AGAAAGATATCTTTTATTCCATCAGACACCCTGGTTAGCGCCATGACGTTTCAAGGAAAAG ATGTGAATCTTCAAAAACAAACCATGCGTGACGCTTTCATCGATGGTATAAAGACCAAGGCCGAAGAAAATAAGACAGGCGACACTGCGAAACAACCTTCGAGAAAGCAGAGTTTTCCCAGGCGCTTTATCCAAGCCCTATTTTCTAATGAAAATGACGAAAATATAGCTGGCGAACAATTACCGGCAGACAACAAGAGCTTGAATGAATCAGCTTCCAAACGCTCAGGCGAGATAGACGGGTGTTCTTCTTTTAAACCAAAAGATCAGGGCGAGGAAGAAATGTTAGAAGGCGTCAAAAGTTTGCCTAATGAACGAAAAATAAGCGTTCTTGTGAGTATAGTTTATGGATTGATAGGAGTTGACCTCGCTACTGATGAACAGATGAACGAAGAGTCAAAGATAGATACAAACTCTGAGTCATCGGGCAACATTGTTGATAAAGTAAACGGCATTCAAGGAACAAACATCGGAAAAGGAGCAACAGATTTCAAAGCTCACTCTTCAGTTTCTATCGAGCACATTGGTGTTGACAATAAAGGATATAAATGTGAAACAGAATTGGGTGTTCCTGCGTTACAAACCAACACGACCAAAACAGTTCCCCGAGTTACATCTGGTGACCTCGAATCTGCACGTCCAGTTTCGCCCAAACCTAAGACAGTACGAGCCTGGCTCAAGGATCCACATCTATATAAG GTGGCTATCATCTTCACGTGCACAATGTCTGTCATTAGCCTGGCGTATGCCTATCTTCCATTGTTTCTTATCCACACAGTACAGTTTGGAAAG GAGGCCATAGCGTATTTGCCACTTATAATGTTGATAAGTGCAGCATTGTCTTCGGCACTGTCCAAGAAACTTGTAGCCATAATTGGAAGCAAG tGGTGTTTTGTCCTTGCTGCCCTCTTCGTGATTACAGCTGGTGTGTGGTTTTATTTCATCACCAAGTCCAACAGAGTAATGACCTACCCAGCCACTGTGTTACTGGGGTTTGGCTTTTCCGCCATGCTCGTGAATGCACTAAGCTTTGCTGCGAAACTCATTGGAGACAACAAA AGCACATCTGGAATCGTATTTGCCTTTATGAGTTTGATGTCATACATAACTGGCGGGATATTGATCACTACAATACAGAATTTGTTTCCTGAAGGAAG tAACGATGAAAACTGCGACGAGTGTGGAGACTACGTACGTCACGTGTTTTCGTTCGTACCAGGCTCTCTCGCTGCCATTAGTTTGTTGGTTGTTTTGCTGTTCCATGCTTCAAAAACCATTTGCAAAGAAAATG agtCCCAAACAGTTGCCAGAAGGACGTCTGTTGAAGATACGCGTCTATAG